One genomic region from Pseudochaenichthys georgianus chromosome 15, fPseGeo1.2, whole genome shotgun sequence encodes:
- the LOC117459427 gene encoding fructose-bisphosphate aldolase A-like, giving the protein PCGDHDLKRCQYVTEKVLAAVYKALSDHHVYLEGTLLKPNMVTAGHSCSHKYTNQEIAMATVTALRRTVPPAVTGITFLSGGQSEEEASFNLNAMNQCPLHRPWAVTFSYGRALQASALKAWCGKTENGKACQEEFIKRALANNLACQGKYASSGASAAGADSLFVANHAY; this is encoded by the exons CCATGCGGTGACCATGACCTGAAGCGCTGCCAGTACGTCACTGAGAAGGTCCTGGCTGCCGTCTACAAGGCCCTGTCCGACCACCACGTCTACCTGGAGGGAACACTGCTCAAGCCCAACATGGTTACTGCCGGACACTCCTGCTCACACAAATACACCAACCAGGAGATCGCCATGGCCACCGTTACTGCCCTGCGTCGCACTGTGCCCCCTGCAGTCACTG GCATTACCTTCCTGTCTGGTGGCCAGAGTGAGGAGGAGGCCTCTTTCAATCTGAACGCCATGAACCAGTGCCCTCTGCACAGGCCCTGGGCCGTGACCTTCTCATACGGCCGTGCCCTGCAGGCCTCTGCCCTCAAAGCTTGGTGCGGCAAGACGGAGAATGGAAAGGCATGCCAGGAGGAGTTCATCAAGAGAGCTCTG GCTAACAACCTCGCCTGCCAGGGCAAATATGCTTCCTCTGGAGCCAGTGCTGCCGGCGCAGACTCCCTGTTCGTGGCCAACCACGCTTATTAA